From the Calonectris borealis chromosome 15, bCalBor7.hap1.2, whole genome shotgun sequence genome, the window TCCGCCTTCATATAAGTGGATACAGAAACACTGGCAATACAGCCGGGATTTGAGAGGCTGGACAAAACCTGTTTGCTTttccagccctgcttccctgaAATTGTGAACTGTGATCCCTGAACTCGGCCTGGACAATGGAGACTTGGAAATAAATCAAGACTGTTAGAATAGCAACAGGTGTAATTAAAGATGACCTATCGACAGACCTAACTGGATTTTGCAGCATTTGGTATCTTCGTTTTATTTTTACCTATTGTTGCATCGTTGATGCTTCTGTGGTAGAACCAGCAAATCACTACCATGTGCAGTCACCCGTTTCATCTTGCTGCCTGGCCTGTGTGACAGGGTAGCAGCAAGTGTTCATAGTTGTGTAGAAAAGGGGCCCTGGTCTGTTTACATCAGTGGATGAGGTGGGAGCCTGGGAACACGTTATAAGACGAACTGTACCTTGCCAGAGCAGTGGTGCAACCCTTTTGTGTTGTTGTCAGTCACGGGATGTATGGATGACTGTACTGTATTCTGCAGCGGCTCTTCTCCATCAGTAATGGGCATGCTGTTCTACTGTACTGTGAGTGCCTACCTGCctaaaaaggtaagaaagaaatcGTCATTCATTGTGCAGCTACAAGTGGGGAATAAAACTTACAGGAAATACTTTACTGAGAGATGTCAAGACTACCAGAGAGCTCAGGTTGTCTGAGCTATTTCACCCTTCAGAGAGGATTTGTGGTACGTGGGTTGTGTTTAGACTGACATATAGAGTTAGGAAGTCACTGATGGAGTTGAAAGTCTTTGGAATTTGTATGCATGGCTGGTTTCTTATGTTGGACTTATACTTCAAAAGGCAAAACAATTCTGTTATGGACAGACAGATACTCTTTGTAATATGATGTCCTCACTGTATTAATTACTGTATGAAAACCAAGGAGAGTGCATGGGATTGCTCAGCTACATCACTGTCACAAAGCCATTAAAAAGTAAGCAGTTTCTGCTTGTTTTTAGCATTGCTGCACTAGGCAGAAATAAATTCCATGTGAATCTATTTCTTCTGGAGACCTGAGTACTTTCCATAGATGGAAGGTCAAGGATACAGTCTTCTTCTGTAGAGGAAACAGCTGAACTCTCTttgcaaggaaagaaataagtGAGGAAACTGAGTTATGCCTCCTCAACAACGTGTAGGGAAGACAAAGTCGGGAGAGGAGAAGTGGGGGCCTTCCCAGATGTGATTCCTGGGTTAATGTAGGCATTTAGGAAACATTTTGGAAAGTATATATCAATTAAAGTGCCTTtatggaagagaaggggaagagaaggagaagagaaggagaaggagaagagaaggagaggggaaggggaagaggaggaggaagaatgggaagagaaggagaaggagaagagaaggagaggggaaggggaagaggaggaggaagaatgggaagaaaaggagaagagaaggagaaggagaagagaaggagaggggaaggggaaaaggaggaggaaaaataggaagagaaggagaagagaaggagaagaggagtaaaagaagaggaggaagaggaagagaagaggaagagagaagagagatgacagaaaagggagacaagaaaagagaaaagaagataaaagagaaaagagaagagaagagccAAAAGAGAAGAGAGTAGAGAAGAGAGAatagaagagagaagagaagagaaaagagaaaagagaaccACCTATTATcgtttttgagaaaaggaaatgttcCGAAGGCAAATGGCGGAGCTTGTCGGGCGAGCGGGCGAGCCACGGCCCGTCCTTCCTCGAGCGGAGTGCCGCTGCCGGGCGCGGGAGGAGGCTGCTGGCGGAAGGAGCCGCGGCCGGACACCAGGTGCCGCTGTTGGCCGCGACCCGTGGGAGGGAGGAGGCTCCTCCCCGAGCCGCTGCCGCGGGTGCCGTCAgcgggcggcggagccgcgggAGGCAGGATGCGGCGGGCTGGCCCGGGCGGGGCCGAGGAGCGCGGAGCGGCGCCCGGCGCTTGCCGGAGAGCCCTTAAGGCGGgcgtgcgggcggcggcggggagccgtgcggggcccgggcgggcggcggcggcggcgatgggcGTGTGCTGGGGCCccgtggtgcgggtgctggtgctgcaggcggcctgggcgctgggcggcgggCAGGTGCGCTACTCGGTGCCGGAGGAAGCCAAGGCCGGGACGGTGGTGGGCCGGCTGGCGCAGGACCTGGGCCTGGAGGCGGGCGAGCCGGaggcgcggcggctgcggctggtggcgcagggccggcgggcgagcgtggaggtgagcggggcgagcggggcgctGGTGGTGAGCTCgcggctggaccgggaggagctgTGCGGGAAGAGCGCGCCGTGCGCCCTGcggctggaggtgctggtggagcgGCCGCTGCGCGTCTTCCACGTGGAGCTGGAGGTCACCGACATCAACGACAACGCCCCGCTCTTCCCCGTGAACGAAGAAGCCTTTACAATCGCGGAATCGTCGCTGCCAGGGTCTCGGTTCCCGCTGGAGGGCGCGTCGGATGCAGATATCGGAGCCAACGCGCAGCTCTCCTACACACTCAGCCCCAGCGAGCATTTCCGTCTCGATTATCAAGGGAATAATGACCAGAGCGCGTCTTTGGCTCTTGTTCTAACGAAACCGCTGGACCGGGAGACGATGCCCGTGCACCGTTTGGTGTTGACGGCGAGTGACGGTGGCCGGCCGTCGCTGACGGGCACGATGGAGCTGGTGATCTCGGTGGTCGACGCGAACGATAACGCGCCCCAGTTCAACCAATCAATCTATAAAGTGGAAGTCGTAGAGGGTTCAGAGCTCGGGACTCTGTTAATCAAGCTCAGTGCCACGGATTTGGACGAAGGGATAAATAGtgatattatatatttatttagtaGGCGTGTTGCTGctcaaataaaagaaatgttcGCTATCGACgaaaacaaaggagaaatcaGACTGCAAGGGAAATTAGACTACGAAGAAATGGATAGTTACGAGATTACAATAGAAGCAAGAGACAAAGGTTCCCCACCGCTGTCGGGTCACTgcaaggtggtggtggaggtgctggacgtgaacgacaacgcgccggagGTGTGGGTGACGTCGCTgtcggtgccggtgccggagGACGCGGCGGTGGGGACGGTGGTGGCGCTGCTGAGCGTGTCGGACCGGGACTCGGGGGCGAACGGGCGGGTGCGCTGCGCGGTGCGGCCGGCGGCGCCGTTCGGGCTGGTGGCGAGGCTGGCGGGGTCGTACTCGCTGGTGCTGCGGGAGGCGCTGGACCGGGAGCGGGTGGCGGAGTACGAGGTGGAGGTGCGGGCGGAGgacggcggggcgccgccgctgcgcgccagccgcgggctgcgggtgccggtgtcggacgtgaacgacaacgcgccggcgtTCGCGCAGGCCGTGTACACGGTGCTGGCGCGggagaacaacgcggcgggcgcggagctggCGCGGCTGTGGGCGCGGGACCCGGACGAGGCGGGCAACGGGCGCGTGAGCTACTCggtggcggagggcggcggcggcggcagcgggggcgcggcggcgggcggcgggtggcGTCCGGCGTCGAGCTACGTGTCGGTGGACGCGGAGAGCGGGCGGCTGTGGGCGCTGCAGCCGTTGGACTACGAGGAGGTGCAGGTGCTGCAGTTCGAGGTGCGGGCGGTGGACGCGGGGGAGCCGCCGCTGTGCGGCAACGCCACGGTGCAGCTCTTCGTGGTggacgagaacgacaacgcgccggcgcTGCTGGCGCCTGCCGGCGtcgggccggggcccggggccgcggTCTCGGCGGCGTCGGGGCCGGGCTCGGGGGCGTTGTGGGCGTGGGCGGCGTggggggcgccggcggggcaggtGGTGGCGAAGATCCGCGCGGTGGACGCGGACTCGGGCTACAACGCGTGGCTGCGCTACGAGCTGTGGGAGCCGCGGGGGAAGGGCCCGTTCCGCGTGGGGCTGTACAGCGGCGAGGTGAGCACGGCGCGGGCGCTGGAGGAGGCGGACGGCCCGCGGCAGAGGCTGGTGATCGTGGTGCGGGACCACGGGGAGCCGGCGCGctcggccacggccacgctgagCGTGTCGCTGGGGGAGGGCGCCgaggcggcgctggcggccgcgGGCTCGTCCTCGTCCtcgccgggggcggggctgcggccggcggcgggcgcggaggccGGCGCGGCGTCGTCGTCGTCGACGAACgtgtggctggtggtggccatCTGCGCGGTGTCGAGCCTGTTCCTGCTGGCGGTGGCGCTGTACGGGGCGTCGCGGTGGGCGCCGCGGGCGGCCGCGCTGTCGGGGCCCGGGCCGGCGACGCTGGTGTGCGCCAGCGAAGTGGGGAGCTGGTCGTACTCGCAGCGGCAGAGCCGGAGCCTGTGCGTGGCGGACGGCGCGGGCAAGAGCGACCTGATGGTTTTCAGCCCCAacttcccgccgccgcccggccccgcggcacaAAACGGTTCTACTGGGAAGGGTCCGTCTCTCTCCCCACTTGCTTCAGGCGTGGTAAGTGTGTTCGCAAATAtggtttgattgtttttttctttctctcttgggtTGTTCTTTTTACCTGTCACATTTCGTGGATCATCTGCGTATTAAAACATCTTTTCTGTGGTAATAATTTTACAATGCGAGTCCTAGCCTTGTATTGCGCTTGGATGTACCCGTGGTAATGCGCGTTAGACATGCGTGTTCGCCTTTTGAAATTTCATTGTTTAACCACCTGAATGCCTCGCAAAATTTCCgtgtctccttttcttttttttttttttttccttgcgtaGGACGTCATAATTAAAGGTA encodes:
- the LOC142088575 gene encoding protocadherin alpha-6-like, whose amino-acid sequence is MRRAGPGGAEERGAAPGACRRALKAGVRAAAGSRAGPGRAAAAAMGVCWGPVVRVLVLQAAWALGGGQVRYSVPEEAKAGTVVGRLAQDLGLEAGEPEARRLRLVAQGRRASVEVSGASGALVVSSRLDREELCGKSAPCALRLEVLVERPLRVFHVELEVTDINDNAPLFPVNEEAFTIAESSLPGSRFPLEGASDADIGANAQLSYTLSPSEHFRLDYQGNNDQSASLALVLTKPLDRETMPVHRLVLTASDGGRPSLTGTMELVISVVDANDNAPQFNQSIYKVEVVEGSELGTLLIKLSATDLDEGINSDIIYLFSRRVAAQIKEMFAIDENKGEIRLQGKLDYEEMDSYEITIEARDKGSPPLSGHCKVVVEVLDVNDNAPEVWVTSLSVPVPEDAAVGTVVALLSVSDRDSGANGRVRCAVRPAAPFGLVARLAGSYSLVLREALDRERVAEYEVEVRAEDGGAPPLRASRGLRVPVSDVNDNAPAFAQAVYTVLARENNAAGAELARLWARDPDEAGNGRVSYSVAEGGGGGSGGAAAGGGWRPASSYVSVDAESGRLWALQPLDYEEVQVLQFEVRAVDAGEPPLCGNATVQLFVVDENDNAPALLAPAGVGPGPGAAVSAASGPGSGALWAWAAWGAPAGQVVAKIRAVDADSGYNAWLRYELWEPRGKGPFRVGLYSGEVSTARALEEADGPRQRLVIVVRDHGEPARSATATLSVSLGEGAEAALAAAGSSSSSPGAGLRPAAGAEAGAASSSSTNVWLVVAICAVSSLFLLAVALYGASRWAPRAAALSGPGPATLVCASEVGSWSYSQRQSRSLCVADGAGKSDLMVFSPNFPPPPGPAAQNGSTGKGPSLSPLASGVVSVFANMV